Proteins encoded within one genomic window of Bacillus sp. F19:
- a CDS encoding VOC family protein: MKIRKVHHVAVICTDYAVSKDFYVNKLGFEVIHEFYRAERDSYKLDLAVGDHTQIELFSFPSPPERPSRPESAGLRHLAFSIENIHETVSHLNELGIETEPIRVDPFTNRLFTFFKDPDGLPLELYEDPVETESHIS; encoded by the coding sequence ATGAAAATAAGAAAAGTGCATCATGTTGCCGTCATTTGTACTGATTATGCCGTGTCGAAGGACTTTTATGTCAATAAACTCGGGTTTGAAGTCATCCATGAATTTTACCGGGCTGAAAGGGATTCTTATAAATTGGATCTGGCTGTTGGGGATCATACTCAAATTGAGCTGTTTTCTTTCCCGTCGCCCCCGGAGCGTCCTTCACGTCCAGAATCAGCAGGCCTTCGACATCTGGCTTTTTCTATTGAAAATATTCATGAGACAGTGAGTCATTTGAATGAACTGGGAATCGAAACAGAGCCGATCCGGGTCGATCCCTTTACAAACAGGCTCTTCACCTTTTTCAAAGATCCAGATGGATTGCCGCTCGAGTTGTACGAGGATCCCGTCGAAACAGAGAGTCACATTTCGTAA
- the prfA gene encoding peptide chain release factor 1, translated as MLDRLQSVEDRYEKLNGLLMDPDIINDSKKLREYSKEQSDLQETVEVYREYKSVKEQIDDAKMMLDDKLDADMREMVKEELSELQAQEKGLSERLKILLVPKDPNDDKNVIMEIRGAAGGDEAALFAGDLYRMYSRFAEAQGWKTEVMEANSTGVGGYKEIIFMINGRGAFSKLKYENGAHRVQRVPETESGGRIHTSTATVACLPEAEEVEIEIHEKDIRVDTFTSSGPGGQSVNTTMSAVRLTHLPTGTVVSCQDEKSQIKNKEKAMKVLRARVYDKFQREAQAEYDQTRKLAVGTGDRSERIRTYNFPQNRVTDHRIGLTIQKLDQILQGKLDDFVDALIVEDQSSRLDQADQ; from the coding sequence GTGTTAGATCGCTTACAATCTGTAGAAGACCGCTACGAAAAATTAAATGGGCTGCTGATGGATCCTGATATTATCAACGATTCTAAGAAGCTTCGTGAATATTCAAAAGAACAATCTGACCTGCAGGAAACTGTTGAAGTATATCGTGAATATAAATCTGTGAAAGAGCAGATCGATGACGCAAAAATGATGCTTGATGACAAGCTTGACGCAGATATGCGCGAAATGGTGAAAGAAGAGCTTTCTGAGCTTCAGGCACAGGAAAAAGGGCTCTCTGAACGTTTGAAAATCCTTCTTGTTCCAAAAGACCCGAACGATGACAAAAACGTAATCATGGAGATTCGCGGTGCAGCAGGCGGAGACGAGGCAGCATTATTTGCAGGCGATCTTTACCGCATGTACAGCCGTTTTGCTGAAGCACAAGGCTGGAAAACAGAAGTGATGGAAGCAAACTCAACAGGAGTCGGCGGCTACAAAGAGATTATTTTCATGATCAACGGAAGAGGCGCATTCTCGAAGCTGAAATATGAGAATGGGGCACACCGTGTACAGCGCGTTCCTGAAACAGAATCAGGCGGAAGAATCCATACTTCAACAGCTACCGTTGCATGCTTGCCGGAAGCAGAAGAAGTAGAGATTGAGATCCATGAAAAAGACATTCGTGTAGATACATTCACATCAAGCGGACCGGGCGGACAAAGTGTAAACACGACCATGTCAGCTGTTCGCTTAACGCATCTTCCAACAGGAACGGTCGTTTCATGTCAGGATGAAAAATCCCAGATCAAAAACAAAGAAAAAGCAATGAAAGTATTGCGCGCACGCGTTTATGATAAATTTCAGCGAGAAGCACAGGCTGAATACGACCAAACCCGCAAGCTTGCTGTCGGTACAGGTGACCGATCAGAAAGGATCCGCACGTATAACTTCCCGCAAAACCGTGTTACAGACCACCGCATTGGCCTGACGATCCAAAAGCTTGACCAGATTTTGCAAGGGAAACTTGATGATTTTGTCGATGCTCTTATCGTTGAAGATCAATCGAGCAGACTTGATCAGGCAGACCAGTAA